In one window of Buchnera aphidicola (Schlechtendalia chinensis) DNA:
- the pyrI gene encoding aspartate carbamoyltransferase regulatory subunit: MNQIKKLKVEAINCGSVIDHIPSQIGFKLLTLFKFTETEQRVTIGLNLPSQKLKKKDIIKIENTFLTDDQINQLSIYAPCATVNHIYNYNLIGKIFPTVPSRINKILVCPNSNCVSNDLEISSSFKFKKNNNVYLICKYCEKEFQKNIILMNQC, encoded by the coding sequence ATGAATCAAATTAAAAAATTAAAAGTCGAAGCAATCAATTGTGGCAGCGTAATTGACCACATCCCTTCACAAATTGGCTTTAAATTGCTAACTTTATTTAAATTTACTGAAACAGAACAAAGAGTAACTATAGGTTTAAATCTTCCTTCACAAAAATTAAAAAAAAAAGATATTATAAAAATTGAAAATACATTTTTAACAGATGATCAAATTAATCAACTCTCTATCTATGCACCATGTGCTACAGTAAACCATATTTATAATTATAATCTAATAGGAAAAATTTTTCCTACTGTACCTAGCAGAATAAATAAAATATTAGTGTGTCCTAATAGTAATTGTGTTAGTAATGATTTAGAAATTTCTTCTAGCTTTAAATTTAAAAAAAATAATAACGTTTACTTAATTTGTAAATATTGCGAAAAAGAATTTCAAAAAAATATTATTTTAATGAATCAATGCTAA
- the argF gene encoding ornithine carbamoyltransferase, translating to MNSLYKRNCLRLLDFQTYEVKHIINVARILKSAKKNKREIKYLKNKKIVLIFEKESTRTRCAFEVAAFDQGANVTYLGPGSTHLGYKESIRDTARVLSRMYNGIQYRGHSHHAIETLAQYSEVPVWNGLTERFHPTQILADLLTIQETLPLRKCLSDIKFAYVGDVRNNIGYTLLEAAALFGFDLRLVSPSQFWPKLTFFLKCREQAQKNNGNIICTENIEDGVKNVDFIYSDVWISMGEPETKWKTHINLLKKYQVNSKMLNLTKNSNTKVLHCLPAFHDKDTIMGKKIIKNNNLKFGIEITNQVFESNSKIIFEQSENRLHTIKALMITSLTQNFFL from the coding sequence GTGAATTCGTTATATAAAAGAAATTGTCTTAGACTACTAGATTTTCAAACTTATGAAGTTAAGCACATTATTAACGTTGCTAGAATTTTAAAAAGTGCAAAAAAAAATAAAAGAGAAATAAAATATTTAAAAAACAAAAAAATTGTGTTAATTTTCGAAAAAGAGTCTACTAGAACTAGATGTGCATTTGAAGTGGCAGCATTTGATCAAGGAGCAAACGTTACATATTTAGGACCAGGAAGTACACATTTAGGATATAAAGAATCAATACGAGACACTGCTAGAGTGTTAAGCCGTATGTATAATGGAATACAATATCGTGGACATAGTCATCATGCAATAGAAACCCTAGCACAATATTCTGAAGTTCCGGTTTGGAACGGATTAACAGAAAGATTTCATCCTACACAAATATTAGCTGATTTATTAACTATACAAGAAACATTACCATTAAGAAAGTGTCTATCTGATATTAAATTTGCTTATGTAGGAGATGTAAGAAATAATATAGGGTACACTTTATTAGAAGCTGCAGCACTTTTTGGTTTTGATTTACGTTTAGTTTCTCCATCTCAATTTTGGCCGAAACTAACTTTTTTTTTAAAGTGTAGAGAACAAGCACAAAAAAATAATGGAAACATAATTTGTACAGAAAATATCGAAGATGGTGTAAAAAATGTGGACTTTATCTATTCTGACGTTTGGATATCTATGGGTGAGCCGGAAACAAAATGGAAGACTCATATCAATTTATTAAAAAAATATCAAGTTAACTCCAAAATGTTAAATTTAACTAAAAATTCTAATACGAAAGTTTTACATTGTTTACCTGCATTTCACGATAAAGACACTATTATGGGGAAAAAAATAATTAAAAACAATAACTTAAAATTTGGAATAGAAATTACAAATCAAGTATTTGAATCTAATTCAAAAATTATTTTTGAACAATCTGAAAACCGATTACACACAATTAAAGCATTAATGATAACTAGTCTTACACAAAATTTCTTTTTGTAA
- a CDS encoding leucyl aminopeptidase, whose amino-acid sequence MKYKINDSNFDNINSDCLIFGLFEDLELFGFVKELNKNSNDYIRKLIEKKEMSGKLGQFLLLYNLPNGFSKKIILIGCGKKEFFGIDIYKKFFEHSLNIVKKLPISNISYFFSDLHTKKLDIYWKIRFAIETIQNVLYCFDKFKTRKKKLFNFLKNVIFSIKESDDISLAKKAILHGMAISKGLKCAKDLSNTPPNICNPSYLAHKSKQLSLKHPHSMKTKIVDHNDMKNLGMNAYLSVGIGSKNKPLMSIIKYNGIQKNDLRTVVFIGKGVTFDSGGISIKPSSRMDEMKYDMSGAAVVFGLMVVVSELKLPLNVIGILAGCENMLSDKSFRPSDILTTMSGRTVEVLNTDAEGRLVLCDVLTYVEKFNPSVVIDIATLTGACVVALGNDVTGLMSNNTILKNDIKRASDQSNDKVWELPLFKEYYKYLESNVADINNTGGAVAGAITAACFLSKFSKKYNWAHLDIAGTAWTPGKNKSSTGRPVSLLSQFLLNMLKSS is encoded by the coding sequence ATGAAATATAAAATTAATGACAGCAATTTTGATAATATAAATTCTGATTGTTTAATTTTTGGACTTTTTGAAGATTTAGAACTTTTTGGATTTGTTAAAGAATTAAATAAAAATTCTAATGATTATATTAGAAAATTGATTGAAAAAAAAGAAATGTCAGGAAAGTTAGGTCAATTTTTACTTTTATATAATCTTCCTAATGGTTTTTCAAAAAAAATCATTTTAATTGGATGTGGAAAAAAAGAATTTTTTGGTATTGATATATATAAAAAATTCTTTGAACATAGCTTAAATATTGTTAAAAAACTCCCTATTTCTAACATTAGTTATTTTTTTTCTGATTTGCATACAAAAAAGTTAGACATATATTGGAAAATTAGATTCGCTATTGAAACTATTCAAAACGTTTTATATTGTTTTGATAAGTTTAAAACAAGAAAGAAAAAATTGTTCAATTTTTTAAAAAATGTTATTTTTAGTATTAAAGAAAGTGACGATATATCATTAGCTAAAAAAGCTATTCTTCATGGAATGGCAATTTCAAAAGGTTTAAAATGTGCTAAAGATCTTTCGAATACTCCACCTAATATTTGTAATCCGTCATATTTGGCTCATAAATCAAAACAACTATCTTTAAAACATCCTCATTCGATGAAGACAAAAATTGTTGATCATAATGACATGAAAAATTTAGGAATGAATGCATATTTATCTGTTGGAATAGGATCCAAAAATAAACCACTTATGTCTATTATTAAATATAATGGAATTCAAAAAAATGATTTAAGAACAGTTGTTTTTATAGGAAAAGGAGTAACTTTTGATTCTGGAGGAATTTCCATTAAACCTTCTTCGCGAATGGATGAAATGAAATATGACATGTCTGGAGCAGCAGTTGTTTTTGGACTTATGGTAGTTGTTTCTGAATTAAAGTTACCTTTAAATGTTATAGGAATATTAGCAGGTTGTGAAAATATGCTAAGTGATAAATCCTTTCGACCTAGTGATATATTAACTACTATGTCTGGGAGAACAGTAGAAGTTTTAAATACAGATGCTGAAGGAAGATTGGTGCTATGCGATGTGTTAACATATGTTGAAAAATTTAATCCTAGCGTTGTAATTGATATTGCTACTTTAACTGGTGCTTGTGTCGTCGCGTTAGGAAATGATGTTACCGGATTGATGTCTAATAATACTATTTTAAAAAATGATATAAAGAGAGCTAGTGATCAAAGTAATGACAAAGTTTGGGAGTTGCCGTTATTTAAAGAATATTATAAATACTTAGAGTCTAATGTAGCAGATATCAATAATACTGGAGGAGCAGTCGCTGGTGCTATAACAGCAGCATGTTTTTTATCCAAATTTTCTAAAAAATACAATTGGGCTCATTTAGACATTGCTGGAACTGCATGGACTCCAGGTAAGAATAAGAGTTCTACAGGGCGTCCTGTGTCATTACTATCTCAATTTTTATTGAATATGCTTAAAAGTTCATAG
- a CDS encoding DEAD/DEAH box helicase has product MIHIDKITFSSLGLNSSIVKSLDDMGYIEPSPIQIACIPLLLKGRDVLGMAQTGSGKTAAFALPFLNNIKLHLKAPQILVLAPTRELAVQVAEAFSLFSKNLIGIYVLALYGGQRYDLQLKILRQGPQIIVGTPGRLLDHLKRGTLNLSNLSSLVLDEADEMLRMGFIEDVEAIMTKIPAQHQTALFSATMPDIIRRISKRFMKNPKEIKIRSNTITRPDIKQSFWIVYGRKTDALIRFLEAEDFSATIIFVRTKSATLEVSEVLERNGYNSAALNGDMNQSLREQTLEKLKDGRLDILIATDVAARGLDVDRISLVINYDIPMDAESYVHRIGRTGRAGRTGKALLFVENRERRLLRNIERIMKLTMTEVPLPKVELLNKRRLEKFSKKVHIQLDSKDLDQYRYLLPKLQPENEISMELLAAALLKMAQGERLLIMKPDSLMHVSAKSKYSRSSYNGSDKKSNFRFRRENKESGNMDLYRIEVGRNDGVEVRHIVGTISNEGDINSRNIGSIRLFSTYSTIELPKKLSKNILKLLFRTKILNKPINIKLFYNVQRKKNYSFESAKRKRSNNVHCTSSKLVESRKNVKNIPRDNTTLLSNRRKISK; this is encoded by the coding sequence ATGATCCATATTGATAAAATAACGTTTTCTAGTTTAGGTTTAAATTCATCTATTGTAAAATCGCTTGATGATATGGGATACATAGAACCATCTCCCATTCAAATTGCGTGTATTCCACTTCTTTTAAAAGGTAGAGATGTTTTAGGAATGGCACAAACAGGAAGTGGAAAAACTGCTGCTTTTGCGCTACCTTTTTTAAATAATATTAAATTACATTTAAAAGCACCTCAAATTTTAGTATTAGCACCTACTCGGGAGTTAGCAGTTCAAGTAGCTGAAGCTTTTTCGCTTTTTTCTAAAAATTTAATTGGGATTTATGTATTAGCTTTATATGGAGGACAAAGATATGATTTACAGTTAAAAATTTTGCGTCAAGGTCCTCAAATTATTGTTGGAACTCCAGGTAGACTACTTGATCATCTTAAAAGAGGAACACTTAATTTATCTAACTTAAGCAGTTTAGTATTAGATGAAGCTGATGAAATGTTAAGGATGGGGTTTATAGAAGATGTAGAAGCTATTATGACTAAAATTCCTGCTCAACATCAAACTGCATTATTTTCCGCTACTATGCCTGACATTATTCGAAGAATTTCTAAAAGATTTATGAAAAATCCTAAGGAAATCAAAATTCGATCTAATACTATTACTCGCCCTGATATTAAACAAAGTTTTTGGATAGTATACGGGAGAAAAACTGATGCATTAATTCGTTTTTTAGAAGCTGAAGATTTTTCTGCTACTATTATATTTGTACGTACTAAAAGTGCGACATTAGAAGTTTCTGAGGTTTTAGAACGTAATGGTTATAATAGTGCTGCATTAAATGGTGATATGAATCAGTCTCTTAGAGAGCAAACATTAGAAAAATTAAAAGACGGAAGATTGGATATATTAATAGCTACAGATGTTGCAGCGCGTGGATTAGATGTTGATCGTATTAGTTTAGTTATTAATTATGATATTCCTATGGACGCTGAATCTTATGTCCATCGTATTGGTCGAACTGGACGTGCAGGAAGGACAGGAAAAGCACTTCTATTTGTTGAAAACCGTGAACGACGTTTGTTACGTAATATTGAAAGAATAATGAAATTAACTATGACAGAAGTTCCATTACCAAAAGTTGAATTATTAAACAAGCGTCGTTTAGAAAAGTTTTCTAAAAAAGTTCATATACAATTAGATAGTAAAGATTTAGACCAGTATCGATATTTGTTACCGAAATTGCAACCTGAAAATGAAATAAGTATGGAACTATTAGCAGCTGCATTATTAAAAATGGCACAAGGAGAACGTCTGCTCATTATGAAGCCTGATTCGTTGATGCATGTATCAGCTAAAAGCAAATACTCGAGAAGTTCTTACAATGGGAGTGATAAAAAGAGTAATTTTCGATTTCGACGCGAAAATAAAGAAAGTGGAAATATGGATTTATATCGAATTGAAGTTGGGAGAAATGATGGTGTAGAAGTTCGCCATATTGTTGGGACTATATCTAATGAAGGGGATATTAACAGTAGGAATATTGGGAGTATTAGATTATTTTCTACGTATTCTACTATTGAACTTCCAAAAAAATTATCAAAAAATATACTAAAATTGTTATTTCGTACTAAAATACTTAATAAACCAATCAACATAAAGTTATTTTATAATGTACAACGTAAAAAAAATTATTCTTTTGAAAGTGCAAAAAGAAAACGTAGTAACAATGTACATTGTACTTCTTCTAAATTAGTTGAATCAAGAAAAAATGTTAAGAATATTCCAAGAGACAATACAACTTTATTATCAAATCGTCGAAAAATATCTAAGTAG
- the pnp gene encoding polyribonucleotide nucleotidyltransferase produces MLNPIIRKFQYGQNTVTLETGLIARQATAAVMASMDDTSVLVTVVSQKKISSDQNFFPLTVNYQERTYAAGRIPGGFFRREGRPSENEILIARLIDRPIRPLFPKGFFNDVQIIATVVSLNPQINPDVVAIIGASAALSISGLPFFGPIGVARVGYLNHKYILNPNVEQIKSSNLDLIISGTKKSILMVESGSNMFSEDEIMEAITFGHQQQQIVIQNINIFASKVTIPMLDNCLHTIDENLRLRVIDLSKECINNAYKIIDTKERMKTLNKIKLDTISILTSENSLINESEIKSVILDIEKDIVRNRILNSKLRIDGRKKDIIRDLDIRTGILPRVHGSALFTRGGTQSLVSVTLGTSRDAQNVDELLGDRTDNFLFHYNFPPYSVGEIGITGSPKRREIGHGKLAKRSILSIMPKLEKFPYTIRVVSEITESDGSSSMASVCGASLALMDAGVPISSAIAGIAMGLIKEKDNFVILSDILGDEDHFGDMDFKVAGSEAGITALQMDIKIEGITIKIVKLALYQAKKARIHVLNVMKKTLEFPRKDISEFAPRIHTIQINPEKIKDVIGKGGSVIRMLTEETGTTIEIEDNGTVKISAMIKEKAKNAIRRIKEITAEIKVGKIYTGTVTRIVDFGAFVSIGFGKEGLVHISQISNKRIEKVTDYLCLDQKVFVKVLEIDRQGRLRLSIKENQKVLY; encoded by the coding sequence TTGTTAAACCCTATTATACGTAAATTTCAATATGGTCAGAATACTGTTACATTAGAAACAGGTTTAATAGCAAGACAAGCTACTGCAGCGGTAATGGCTAGTATGGATGATACTTCAGTTTTAGTTACTGTTGTTAGTCAAAAAAAAATATCATCTGATCAAAATTTTTTTCCGCTAACTGTAAATTATCAAGAAAGAACATATGCTGCAGGTCGAATACCTGGCGGTTTTTTTAGACGTGAAGGTAGACCTAGTGAAAATGAAATATTAATTGCTCGTTTAATTGATCGTCCTATTCGTCCTCTATTTCCAAAAGGATTTTTCAATGATGTTCAAATTATTGCAACAGTTGTTTCATTAAATCCTCAAATTAATCCCGATGTTGTCGCTATAATTGGTGCATCTGCTGCTTTGAGCATATCTGGATTACCATTTTTCGGTCCTATTGGTGTTGCTAGAGTTGGTTACTTAAATCATAAATATATATTAAATCCAAATGTTGAGCAAATTAAATCTAGTAATTTAGACTTAATAATATCTGGGACAAAAAAGTCGATTCTTATGGTTGAATCTGGATCTAATATGTTTTCTGAAGATGAAATAATGGAAGCTATTACTTTTGGACATCAACAACAGCAAATAGTTATTCAAAACATTAATATTTTTGCTAGTAAAGTTACTATACCTATGTTAGACAATTGTTTACATACTATAGATGAAAATTTGAGATTACGAGTTATTGATTTATCTAAAGAATGTATCAATAATGCATATAAAATTATTGATACAAAAGAAAGAATGAAAACATTAAACAAAATTAAATTAGATACAATTTCTATTTTAACTAGTGAGAATTCTTTGATAAACGAGTCAGAAATTAAGTCCGTAATTCTCGATATTGAAAAAGATATAGTTAGAAACCGTATTTTGAATAGTAAGTTGCGCATAGATGGTAGAAAAAAAGATATTATTCGAGATCTAGACATTAGAACAGGAATATTACCAAGGGTACATGGATCTGCGTTATTTACGAGAGGAGGAACACAATCTTTGGTATCAGTAACATTAGGAACGTCTCGAGATGCTCAAAATGTAGATGAATTACTTGGAGATCGAACAGATAATTTTTTGTTTCACTACAATTTTCCTCCTTATTCTGTAGGAGAAATAGGTATTACAGGTTCTCCTAAACGTCGTGAAATAGGTCATGGGAAATTAGCAAAACGCAGTATATTATCAATAATGCCAAAATTGGAAAAATTTCCTTATACAATACGTGTTGTATCCGAAATTACTGAATCTGATGGTTCTTCTTCTATGGCTTCTGTTTGTGGAGCTTCTTTGGCTTTAATGGACGCAGGTGTTCCTATATCTTCAGCTATAGCTGGAATAGCTATGGGATTGATAAAAGAAAAAGACAATTTTGTAATATTATCTGATATCTTAGGAGATGAGGATCATTTTGGAGATATGGATTTTAAAGTCGCTGGAAGTGAAGCAGGAATTACTGCCTTGCAAATGGATATAAAGATTGAAGGTATTACTATCAAGATTGTAAAATTAGCACTTTATCAAGCTAAAAAAGCTAGAATACACGTTTTAAACGTTATGAAAAAGACATTAGAATTTCCAAGAAAGGATATTTCTGAGTTTGCACCTCGAATTCATACAATTCAAATAAATCCTGAAAAAATAAAGGACGTTATTGGCAAAGGTGGTTCAGTGATTCGCATGTTAACTGAGGAAACAGGAACTACTATTGAAATTGAAGATAATGGAACAGTTAAAATTTCTGCAATGATAAAAGAAAAAGCTAAAAATGCTATTCGTAGAATTAAAGAAATTACAGCTGAAATTAAAGTAGGTAAAATTTACACTGGAACAGTAACTCGTATTGTTGATTTTGGTGCATTCGTATCTATTGGATTTGGAAAAGAAGGATTAGTTCATATTTCACAAATTTCCAACAAGCGAATAGAGAAAGTTACAGATTATCTGTGTTTAGATCAAAAAGTTTTTGTAAAGGTATTAGAGATAGATAGGCAAGGAAGATTGCGATTAAGTATTAAAGAGAATCAAAAAGTATTATATTAA
- the rpsO gene encoding 30S ribosomal protein S15: MSLNIVFKSSELIKKFGLNEKDSGKSEVQIAWLTNKINCLQRHFSVHKQDHCSRRGLLNMVSHRRKLLNYLKNKNILRYTNIIDQLELRR, from the coding sequence ATGTCTCTTAACATTGTTTTTAAAAGTAGTGAATTGATTAAAAAATTTGGACTTAATGAAAAAGATAGTGGAAAATCTGAAGTACAGATTGCTTGGTTAACTAATAAAATTAATTGTTTACAACGACATTTTTCTGTTCATAAACAAGATCATTGTAGTCGACGTGGATTATTAAATATGGTGTCACATCGTCGAAAATTATTAAATTATTTGAAAAATAAAAATATATTACGTTATACTAATATAATTGATCAATTAGAATTGCGTCGCTAA
- a CDS encoding valine--tRNA ligase, whose amino-acid sequence MKKYFNPIDIEEKLYDFWEKNGYFKPDFSCNKSNFCIILPPPNITGNLHIGHAFQYTIMDILVRYHRMQGKNTLWQVGTDHAGIATQIVLEKKILLKEEKTLKEYGKEKFIKKAWEWKKKSIHKITYQMRRLGISVDWTRQKFTLDPEISYAVKQAFIILFNQKLIYKRKKLVNWDPILKTVVSDLEVQNRNSIGKMWYIRYTVINNNSDIDNDDISNEYLTIATTRPETLFGDAAVAVHPEDKRYKKFIGRNVLVPLINRVVPIIGDYYVQMDKGTGCVKVTPAHDFNDFAIGVRHNLPIINIFTLDGDISDTVQEYCLDGKPSNIYDKEIPLKYRKINKFLARKLIINELIENNQLEKVENYNLTIPYGDRSNAIIEPLLTNQWYLSVSSLSKKALDSVKNGDIEFIPRSYENIYFSWMSKIEDWCISRQLWWGHQIPIWYDKKGNMYAGHCERHVRKTYSLSKEVELIQDDDVLDTWFSSGLWVLASLGWPKDISFLKKFYSTDVIVSGFDIIFFWISRMIMLSMHFMTDKQKKLTVPFKKVYITGLICDENGRKMSKSEGNVIDPIDMIDGITLESLIKKRTKDMLCSKLEIQIQKRTKIMFPNGINATGTDALRFTCAALASPTRYINWNVNRLFGYRNFCNKLWNASRFLLLNIDIAMKFHDDKKVLSIADKWILLKFNTTVKEYRYALDTYRFDLASSVLYEFVWNIFCDFYIELVKPFIVSCSDLELVGTKHTLLYVLESILRLAHPIIPFITEEIWQKIRIFLNTKDVNTIMLCSFPKYKKNFNDNNVLKDMKRIRSIIEIVRQYRNNIKLTYKTLIPIYFYNTSLKINMLIESHKEYLKKVLYLKDITILFDNKNRSSYLSYSFFGSEILIPILGNFSKNMEFERISKEILKTTLKIKKIKNQLFNKNFLKNAPQEIIKNVKKQFKDLNMNLEKLLLKKDQLL is encoded by the coding sequence ATGAAAAAATATTTCAATCCTATAGATATTGAAGAAAAATTATATGATTTTTGGGAAAAAAATGGTTATTTTAAGCCTGATTTTTCATGTAATAAGTCAAATTTTTGTATAATATTACCTCCACCAAATATTACTGGAAATTTACACATAGGTCATGCGTTTCAATATACTATTATGGATATTTTAGTACGATATCATCGTATGCAAGGAAAAAACACTTTATGGCAAGTTGGTACTGACCATGCTGGTATTGCTACTCAAATAGTTCTAGAAAAAAAAATATTATTAAAAGAAGAAAAGACTCTTAAAGAATATGGAAAAGAAAAATTTATAAAAAAAGCATGGGAATGGAAAAAAAAATCTATTCACAAAATTACTTATCAAATGCGTAGATTAGGTATTTCTGTAGATTGGACGAGGCAAAAATTTACTTTAGATCCTGAAATATCTTATGCAGTTAAACAAGCGTTTATAATTTTATTTAATCAAAAGTTGATTTATAAAAGAAAAAAATTGGTCAATTGGGATCCTATATTAAAAACGGTAGTATCTGATTTAGAGGTTCAGAATCGTAACTCTATAGGTAAAATGTGGTATATAAGATATACCGTGATAAATAACAATTCAGATATAGATAACGATGATATAAGTAACGAATATTTAACAATTGCCACAACTCGTCCTGAAACATTATTTGGAGATGCAGCAGTAGCTGTTCATCCTGAAGATAAGAGATATAAAAAATTTATAGGAAGAAATGTTTTAGTTCCATTAATTAATAGAGTTGTTCCTATTATTGGAGACTATTATGTTCAAATGGATAAGGGAACTGGATGCGTTAAAGTTACTCCTGCTCATGATTTTAACGATTTTGCAATAGGTGTTCGGCATAATTTGCCAATAATCAATATTTTTACTCTTGATGGTGACATTTCTGATACTGTACAGGAATACTGTTTGGATGGTAAACCTTCTAACATATACGATAAAGAAATTCCGTTAAAATATCGTAAAATAAATAAATTTTTAGCTAGAAAATTAATTATAAATGAACTAATTGAGAATAATCAATTAGAAAAAGTCGAAAATTACAATTTAACCATTCCATATGGAGATAGAAGTAATGCTATTATTGAACCATTGTTAACAAATCAATGGTATTTGAGCGTTTCTTCATTATCGAAGAAAGCTTTAGATTCTGTAAAAAATGGGGATATTGAATTTATTCCTAGAAGTTATGAAAATATATATTTTTCTTGGATGAGTAAGATAGAAGATTGGTGTATTTCTAGACAGCTGTGGTGGGGGCATCAAATTCCTATTTGGTATGATAAAAAAGGCAATATGTATGCTGGACATTGTGAACGCCATGTGAGAAAAACGTATAGTCTTTCTAAAGAAGTTGAACTAATTCAAGATGATGACGTATTAGATACGTGGTTTTCTTCTGGTTTATGGGTACTTGCATCGTTGGGTTGGCCTAAAGATATAAGTTTTTTAAAAAAATTTTATTCTACTGATGTTATTGTTAGTGGATTTGATATAATTTTTTTTTGGATATCTCGAATGATAATGTTAAGTATGCATTTTATGACAGATAAGCAAAAAAAATTAACAGTTCCTTTTAAAAAAGTATATATCACTGGTTTAATTTGTGATGAAAATGGAAGAAAAATGTCAAAGTCTGAGGGAAACGTTATTGATCCAATAGATATGATTGATGGGATTACATTAGAATCGTTAATCAAAAAACGTACAAAGGATATGTTATGTTCTAAATTGGAAATTCAAATTCAAAAAAGAACTAAGATTATGTTTCCTAATGGCATTAATGCTACTGGAACTGATGCATTAAGATTTACTTGTGCAGCTTTAGCTAGTCCAACTAGATATATTAATTGGAACGTTAATCGTCTTTTTGGTTATCGAAATTTTTGTAATAAATTATGGAACGCTAGCCGGTTTTTATTATTAAATATTGATATTGCAATGAAATTTCATGATGATAAAAAGGTACTTTCGATAGCTGACAAATGGATATTATTAAAATTTAACACTACAGTTAAAGAGTATAGATATGCCTTAGATACTTATCGATTTGATTTAGCTTCAAGTGTATTATATGAGTTTGTTTGGAACATATTTTGCGATTTTTATATAGAATTAGTAAAACCATTTATTGTATCTTGTTCAGATTTAGAATTAGTGGGAACTAAGCATACTTTGTTATATGTATTAGAATCAATATTACGGTTGGCTCATCCAATTATTCCATTCATCACTGAAGAAATTTGGCAAAAAATTCGAATTTTTTTAAATACAAAAGATGTCAATACTATTATGTTGTGTTCATTTCCAAAGTACAAAAAAAATTTTAATGATAATAATGTTTTGAAAGATATGAAACGAATACGATCTATAATAGAAATTGTACGTCAATATCGGAATAATATAAAATTGACTTATAAGACTCTGATACCTATATATTTTTACAATACTAGTTTAAAAATTAATATGTTAATAGAAAGTCATAAAGAGTATTTAAAAAAAGTTTTGTATTTAAAAGATATAACAATATTATTCGATAATAAAAATAGATCATCTTATCTATCATACTCATTTTTCGGATCGGAAATATTAATTCCTATATTAGGTAATTTTTCTAAAAATATGGAATTTGAACGGATTTCAAAAGAAATACTTAAGACAACTTTAAAAATAAAAAAAATAAAAAATCAATTATTTAATAAAAATTTTTTAAAAAATGCTCCACAAGAGATAATAAAAAATGTAAAAAAACAATTTAAAGATTTAAATATGAATTTGGAAAAGTTACTTTTAAAAAAGGATCAACTTCTCTAG
- a CDS encoding Rid family detoxifying hydrolase, translating to MTVTTNLNENFDPIGPYKTSIQVENLIFISGQISKTFNKTQNNIIVQTKEILNNIKSILKNHNAKVKDIIKTTIFLTNLENLDSVNSIYKKFFMKYSNQFPTRSCIEVSKLPYNASIEIETIAYKKNR from the coding sequence ATGACAGTTACAACAAATTTAAATGAAAACTTTGATCCTATTGGCCCTTATAAAACATCAATACAAGTTGAAAATCTAATTTTTATATCTGGACAAATTTCTAAAACATTCAATAAAACTCAAAATAATATTATTGTTCAAACTAAAGAAATATTAAATAACATTAAATCTATTTTAAAAAACCATAACGCAAAAGTCAAAGATATTATAAAAACTACTATATTTTTAACTAATTTAGAAAACTTAGATTCTGTAAACAGCATATATAAAAAATTTTTTATGAAATATTCTAATCAATTTCCTACTAGATCTTGCATTGAAGTATCAAAATTACCTTATAATGCTTCAATTGAAATTGAAACAATTGCTTATAAAAAAAATAGATAA